One Paroedura picta isolate Pp20150507F chromosome 16, Ppicta_v3.0, whole genome shotgun sequence genomic region harbors:
- the LOC143825408 gene encoding vomeronasal type-2 receptor 26-like, whose protein sequence is MGDGKLADITWKGSLVIEMLLLVVVVLALPCCIVCQMSSINCSIYDDPFPIPHNFYQPGDLLIGGIASQVIFFNNPLPFIEHPTRMVFDEPGSITKNYQHILALAFAIKELNENPKLLQNISLGLYILNSYGLGRMTFKATLSLLSSQQKLIPNFSCDNRQKVIAIIGGLLSEISAHTASILNIYKTPQLTHGLFSLAKSDRKLFSSTYQMVPDETYQYRGVVQLLHHFRWTWIGLLAMDDDNGNQFLQRIVPILSDNSICFAFIHKLPKLTYIKEMADLIGKEMELYPVVMDRKTNVFYVYGEPPAMVALRYMIYLAPLLLLPPPGKVWIVTSHWDFESFAVHSFLDTDSLHGALSFTVHSNQPPGFQDFLQTIRPSWVGGDGFIQLFWEQVFSCSLTHEQEDMKKTCSGEEKLESLPGPLFEMQMTGYSYNVYNAVYAVAHALHNIHTLGSKYRKLEEGRRSDVHNIKPWQLHNCLRRILFNNSVGETIQFNQDRELVSVFDVTNWVTVSNTSFARLIVGRLDPQASPGKELTLSDDKIVWHRSFNQVLPISVCNDPCQPGYSKTKKEGEKFCCYDCSPCPEGMVSENKDMDVCVKCPDDHYSSERHHQCILKTTIYLSYKETLGLIFVMLALSFSLVTALVLGTFMKYKNTPIVKANNRSLTYILLLSLQLCFLSSLLFIGKPRKVTCVLRQITFSLSFCVALSSVLAKTFAVVLAFMATKPGSHMKKWVGKKLAHTIVLSGSLIQAVICTLWVCISPPFPQINMHSQPREIILECNEGSTAMFYCVLGYLGFLALVSFTVAYLARKLPGSFNESKFITFSMLVFCSVWFSFVPSYLSSNGKFMVAVEIFSILSSGAGLLGCIFSPKCYIILLRPELNSREQMIRKN, encoded by the exons ATGGGAGATGGGAAACTGGCAGACATCACCTGGAAAGGAAGTCTTGTCATCgagatgctgctgctggtggtggtggtgctggctCTACCTTGTTGTATAGTGTGCCAGATGTCGTCCATTAATTGCTCCATATATGATGACCCCTTTCCAATTCCTCACAACTTTTATCAACCTGGGGACCTTCTTATTGGTGGGATCGCCTCTCAAGTTATTTTCTTCAATAACCCTCTACCTTTCATAGAACATCCAACACGTATGGTGTTTGATGAACCTGG GTCAATCACAAAAAACTACCAGCACATTTTGGCCTTGGCTTTTGCTAtaaaagagctgaatgagaatCCCAAACTCTTACAAAACATCAGTCTGGGTCTCTACATTCTCAACAGCTATGGCCTTGGAaggatgacttttaaggccacGCTCAGCTTACTTTCTTCACAGCAGAAACTGATCCCTAACTTCAGCTGTGATAACCGGCAGAAAGTCATAGCTATCATAGGAGGGCTTTTGTCAGAAATCTCTGCTCATACAGCCTCCATTCTGAACATCTACAAGACTCCTCAG CTCACTCATGGGTTATTTTCTCTTGCAAAGAGTGACAGAAAACTATTTTCTTCCACatatcagatggtgcctgatgaAACCTATCAGTACAGGGGAGTTGTACAGTTACTTCATCATTTTAGATGGACTTGGATTGGGCTCCTGGCTATGGATGATGACAATGGAAACCAGTTTTTGCAGAGAATAGTGCCTATTCTCTCTGACaacagcatttgttttgcattcataCACAAATTACCAAAGTTGACTTACATAAAAGAGATGGCGGATTTGATCGGTAAAGAGATGGAATTGTACCCAGTTGTTATGGACAGAAAAACTAATGTATTTTATGTATACGGAGAACCTCCAGCCATGGTGGCATTAAGATATATGATTTATTTAGCTCCTCTTCTTTTATTGCCTCCTCCGGGTAAAGTGTGGATAGTTACATCACactgggactttgagtcattTGCTGTTCACAGTTTTTTAGATACAGACTCCCTCCATGGTGCTCTGTCTTTTACAGTCCATTCTAATCAGCCTCCTGGATTCCAAGACTTTCTGCAGACCATAAGACCTTCCTGGGTtggaggagatggtttcattcagctcttttgggagcaagTATTCAGCTGTTCATTGACACATGAGCAAGAGGATATGAAGAAAACCTGCAGTGGGGAGGAAAAACTAGAGAGTCTTCCTGGTCCtctgtttgaaatgcagatgactggcTACAgttataatgtctacaatgctgtctatgctgtggccCATGCTTTGCACAACATCCACACTCTTGGCTCTAAATATAGAAAATTGGAAGAAGGTAGGAGGTCGGATGTTCACAATATAAAGCCATGGCAG TTACACAATTGTTTAAGGAGAATCTTGTTCAACAATAGTGTCGGAGAAACCATACAATTCAATCAAGACAGAGAGTTAGTTTCAGTTTTCGATGTTACCAATTGGGTTACTGTCTCAAACACATCATTTGCTCGGTTAATAGTGGGACGACTCGATCCTCAAGCCTCTCCAGGCAAAGAGCTTACTCTGTCAGATGATAAAATTGTGTGGCATAGAAGCTTTAACCAG GTGCTTCCTATTTCTGTCTGCAATGACCCTTGCCAGCCTGGCTACAGCAAGacaaagaaggagggagagaaattttgctgctatgattgttcTCCCTGTCCAGAAGGGATGGTCTCTGAGAACAAGG ATATGGATGTCTGTGTCAAATGTCCAGATGATCACTACTCCAGTGAAAGACATCATCAATGCATTTTGAAGACCACAATTTACCTTTCGTACAAAGAAACTTTAGGGCTAATTTTTGTGATGTTGGCTCTGTCTTTTTCACTAGTCACAGCTTTGGTGCTTGGAACCTTCATGAAATATAAGAATACTCCCATTGTGAAAGCCAACAACCGAAGCCTTACAtatattctcctcctctccctccaactTTGTTTCCTCAGCTCCTTGCTGTTCATTGGAAAGCCAAGGAAGGTGACCTGCGTTCTGCGCCAAATTACTTTCAGCCTCAGCTTCTGTGTGGCTCTTTCCAGTGTCTTGGCCAAAACTTTCGCTGTGGTcttggccttcatggccaccaaaccaggGTCCCACATGAAGAAatgggtgggtaaaaaactgGCCCATACCATAGTCCTCTCTGGCTCCTTAATTCAAGCAGTTATTTGTACTCTTTGGGTCTGCATATCCCCTCCGTTCCCTCAAATTAATATGCATTCACAACCCAGGGAAATCATTctggaatgtaatgagggttCTACTGCCATGTTTTATTGCGTCCTTGGCTATCTGGGCTTTCTGGCCCTTGTCAGCTTTACAGTGGCTTAtcttgccaggaagttacctggCAGTTTTAATGAATCCAAGTTCATCACATTTAGTATGCTCgtattttgcagtgtttggttttcctttgttCCAAGTTATTTGAGCTCTAACGGAAaattcatggtggctgtggagatcttctcaaTCTTATCATCTGGTGCTGGCTTACTGGGTTGCATCTTTTCtccaaaatgctacatcattttactgaggccagagCTGAACAGTCGAGAGCAGATGATTAGGAAAAATTGA